A genome region from Heptranchias perlo isolate sHepPer1 chromosome 32, sHepPer1.hap1, whole genome shotgun sequence includes the following:
- the zbtb17 gene encoding zinc finger and BTB domain-containing protein 17 has translation MDFPQHSHQVLEQLNQQRHLGLLCDCTFVVDGIDFKAHKAVLAACSEYFRTLFLDQKDVVHLDISNAAGLGQVLEFMYTAKLNLTSANVFDVQAVAGFLQMHDIVSTCATFIEGKSCTPSMAVTKEEPSPSASGVETQSCDEKQEKEMVVDSPEKEKKDPAGEVREEAAAESEDDDTAVEFEDDEDEDYKPGDLVKDAVSKIYGKRRHVPARKSTSSDTKDCDTSENPDEEIAEDELKEADKVEHDDDTEIEENGEMMDQSHGGSQAHSEYSEKLDGATESDATLEDQDSVHDTRRRRFGPYIDRTESRPYGSITHKCKDCGKEFTHTGNYKRHVRIHTGEKPFTCRECNKAFSDPAACKAHEKTHSPVKPHSCEECGKSYRLISLLNLHKKRHTGEAKYTCDDCRKTFTTSGNLKRHQLVHSGEKPYQCDYCERSFSDPTAKMRHLEMHDADKVHKCPHCEKRFNQLGNLKAHLKIHIVDGPLKCRECGKQFTTSGNLKRHLRIHSGEKPYVCPHCQRAFSDPGALQRHVRIHTGEKPCICIICGKSFTQASSLIAHIRQHTGEKPYVCDRCGKRFTQSSQLANHIRHHDNIRPHQCHICNKAFVNAGDLAKHVIIHTGEKPYLCDTCGRGFNRVDNLRSHVKTVHQGKTSLKKLKSKDEDEEEERNIVTVTTDTMVTLATEALAATAVTQLTVVPVATAVTADETEVLKAEITKAVEQVQEADPNAHILYACDSCGEKFLDANSLAQHVRIHTAQALVMFQADTDFYQQYSNGSWQTEHVIQPGELLFRTRDGTDLPPTVTEQTQVLSCQNPSQ, from the exons ATGGATTTTCCACAGCACAGTCACCAGGTTCTGGAGCAGTTGAATCAACAGAGGCACCTCGGGCTGCTCTGCGACTGCACCTTCGTCGTGGACGGCATCGACTTCAAGGCGCACAAGGCGGTGCTGGCCGCATGCAGCGAGTATTTCAGAACGTTGTTCCTGGACCAGAAGGATGTGGTGCACCTGGACATTAGCAATGCAGCAG GTCTCGGCCAGGTGTTAGAATTCATGTACACGGCCAAGCTCAACCTGACCTCGGCGAACGTTTTTGACGTGCAGGCAGTGGCCGGCTTCCTTCAGATGCACGACATTGTAAGCACGTGTGCGACTTTCATCGAAGGTAAATCCTGCACACCGTCAATGGCTGTCACCAAAGAGGAGCCTTCTCCTTCGGCTAGTG GCGTGGAGACGCAGAGCTGTGATGAAAAGCAGGAAAAGGAAATGGTCGTAGATTCTCCTGAGAAAGAGAAGAAGGACCCAGCTGGTGAAGTGAGGGAGGAAGCAGCAGCAGAGTCAGAAGACGATGATACAGCAGTGGAGTTTGAAGATGATGAAGATGAAGATTACAAGCCTG GGGACCTGGTGAAAGATGCTGTCTCAAAGATATATGGTAAACGCCGGCATGTTCCTGCCAGGAAAAGCACTTCAAGTGACACCAAAGACTGCGACACCTCAGAGAATCCTGATGAAG AGATTGCAGAAGATGAGCTCAAGGAGGCAGATAAAGTGGAGCATGATGACGACACTGAGATAGAGGAGAATGGGGAAATGATGGACCAGAGTCATGGAGGCAGTCAGGCACATTCTGAGTACAGCGAGAAGCTAGATGGTGCCACAGAGTCGGATGCAACATTAGAGGACCAGGACAGTGTTCACGATACCAGACGTCGCCGCTTTGGACCATACATCGACCGCACCGAATCCCGTCCTTATGGATCGATAACGCACAAGTGCAAG GACTGCGGGAAGGAGTTTACACACACGGGAAACTACAAGCGGCACGTCCGCATCCATACAGGAGAGAAGCCGTTTACCTGCAGGGAGTGCAATAAAGCATTCTCCGACCCTGCTGCCTGCAAAGCGCACGAGAAAACCCACAG TCCTGTTAAACCTCACTCCTGCGAGGAGTGTGGGAAGAGCTACCGGCTGATCAGTTTGCTGAACCTGCATAAGAAGCGACACACGGGCGAGGCCAAGTACACGTGCGACGACTGCAGGAAGACATTCACCACCTCTGGCAACCTGAAACGCCACCAGCTGGTTCACAGTGGTGAGAAGCCCTACCAGTGCGACTACTGCGAGAGGTCATTCTCTGACCCCACTGCCAAAATGCGCCACCTGGAAATGCACGATGCTGACAAGGTTCACAAGTGTCCGCACTGCGAGAAACGTTTTAATCAG CTGGGGAACTTGAAAGCCCACCTGAAGATTCACATCGTGGACGGACCCCTGAAGTGCAGGGAATGTGGGAAGCAGTTCACCACTTCAG GAAACCTCAAACGTCACCTGCGGATCCACAGTGGGGAGAAGCCGTACGTCTGCCCACACTGCCAGCGAGCATTTTCTGATCCTGGAGCATTACAGCGCCACGTGCGCATTCACACAG GTGAGAAGCCTTGTATCTGCATCATATGTGGGAAAAGCTTCACTCAGGCTAGCTCTCTGATCGCTCATATCCGGCAGCACACAGGAGAAAAACCATACGTCTGTGACCGCTGTGGGAAAAG GTTTACTCAGTCCAGTCAGTTGGCCAATCACATTCGGCACCATGACAACATCCGGCCACACCAGTGCCATATCTGTAACAAGGCGTTTGTCAATGCCGGCGACCTCGCCAAACACGTCATCATCCACACCG GTGAAAAGCCCTATCTCTGTGACacgtgtgggcggggcttcaatcGTGTCGACAATCTGCGTTCGCACGTTAAAACCGTGCATCAGGGAAAGACGAGCCTTAAAAAACTCAAAAGTAAAGACGAGGATGAAGAAGAAGAAAGGAATATTGTCACTGTAACAACAGATACCATGGTTACCTTAGCAACTGAGGCATTGGCTGCTACTGCAGTGACCCAGTTGACAG TGGTTCCCGTGGCAACAGCAGTGACTGCAGATGAGACTGAGGTCCTGAAGGCGGAGATTACAAAGGCAGTGGAACAGGTTCAGGAAGCAG atccCAATGCGCACATCCTGTACGCTTGCGATTCCTGCGGGGAGAAGTTCCTGGATGCCAACAGCCTGGCACAGCATGTGCGCATCCACACAGCCCAGGCCCTGGTCATGTTCCAGGCCGACACAGACTTTTACCAGCAGTACAGCAATGGCAGCTGGCAAACGGAGCATGTCATCCAACCGGGAGAGCTCCTGTTCCGAACACGGGATGGGACGGATCTCCCGCCCACCGTTACTGAACAGACTCAAGTCCTGAGCTGCCAGAATCCCTCACAGTGA